A single Methylomonas sp. AM2-LC DNA region contains:
- the dnaA gene encoding chromosomal replication initiator protein DnaA, with translation MSSIWNNCLSKLEHEIPSNDFSTWIRPLQAVESGSQLKLLAPNRFIIDHIKQHFFAIIEDAVNEFSNATLSVQFEIGSKKTAVLKTPTLIKSATQKKNQPNFLNKAFTFESFVEGKSNQLARAASVTVSDNIGKVYNPLFIYGSSGLGKTHLMHAIGNAVLLKNPDANIVYLHSEKFVQDMVKALQQNSINNFKEYYRSIDILLMDDIQFLAGKERSQEEFFHTFNNLLDQKHQVVLTCDKYPKEINGLEDRLKSRFGWGLPVAIEPPDLETRTAILIKKAQHVGVNLNQDIAFFIAKRIPSNVRDLEGALRRVIANSQFTGREITLEFTKEALHDLISLQDKLVSIDNIQKTVAEYFKIRIADLSAKNRKQSITRPRQVAMCLARELTSHSYPEIGDAFGGRDHTTVINACKRIAELKDEDVKMAEDYKNLLRTLSQ, from the coding sequence ATGAGTAGTATTTGGAATAACTGCCTGTCGAAACTTGAACATGAAATCCCGAGTAACGATTTCAGCACCTGGATACGACCACTACAAGCAGTGGAATCGGGCAGTCAATTGAAGTTGCTTGCACCAAACCGCTTTATAATTGATCATATTAAACAACATTTTTTTGCCATCATCGAAGATGCCGTCAATGAGTTTTCAAATGCCACCCTGTCGGTACAATTTGAAATAGGCAGCAAAAAAACAGCGGTTTTAAAAACCCCCACCTTGATAAAAAGCGCGACACAAAAAAAGAATCAACCTAATTTTTTAAATAAGGCATTTACGTTCGAAAGCTTTGTAGAAGGAAAATCCAATCAATTGGCACGTGCAGCATCAGTTACCGTTTCTGATAACATTGGCAAGGTATACAACCCGCTATTTATTTATGGTAGTTCCGGTTTAGGCAAAACCCATTTAATGCACGCGATTGGCAATGCAGTATTACTTAAAAATCCTGACGCCAACATCGTATATCTACATTCTGAAAAGTTTGTACAAGATATGGTTAAAGCTTTACAGCAAAACAGCATTAATAACTTTAAAGAATATTATCGCAGTATCGACATACTATTAATGGACGATATCCAGTTTTTAGCGGGAAAAGAGCGATCTCAAGAAGAGTTTTTCCATACCTTTAACAATCTGCTAGATCAAAAACATCAAGTGGTTTTGACCTGCGACAAATATCCAAAAGAAATTAACGGATTGGAAGACCGACTAAAGTCCCGTTTTGGTTGGGGTTTACCTGTCGCCATTGAACCACCTGACCTAGAGACTCGAACCGCAATTCTTATCAAAAAAGCCCAGCATGTAGGTGTTAACCTGAATCAGGATATTGCTTTTTTTATCGCTAAACGCATTCCCTCCAATGTTAGAGATCTGGAAGGTGCGTTACGTAGGGTAATCGCCAATTCTCAATTTACCGGCCGAGAAATTACTCTGGAGTTTACCAAGGAAGCATTGCATGATTTAATCAGTTTGCAGGATAAATTAGTCAGCATTGATAATATTCAAAAAACTGTAGCTGAATATTTTAAAATTCGCATAGCTGATTTGTCAGCAAAAAATCGCAAACAGTCTATTACCCGACCACGCCAAGTTGCCATGTGTTTAGCGCGAGAATTAACATCACATAGCTATCCAGAAATTGGCGATGCTTTTGGTGGAAGAGACCACACCACCGTCATAAATGCCTGTAAACGCATTGCGGAATTGAAGGATGAAGATGTCAAAATGGCTGAGGATTATAAAAATCTGCTGCGAACTCTGTCTCAATAG
- the moeB gene encoding molybdopterin-synthase adenylyltransferase MoeB: protein MNDQQLLRYSRQIMLPQIDIAGQQKLLTTKVLIIGAGGLGCPAAMYLAASGIGQISVYDDDQVDLSNLQRQIAHHTPDIGLDKVISTLNTLKKINPEVRVLAHKMRLEGERLLAEVTQADVVLDCSDNFTTRFAVNKACVATKTPLVSGAAIRFEGQISVFTPGMNNSPCYHCLYQSEGEELQNCAHNGVVAPITGIVGSIQALEAMKLIIGIGESLTGRLLLLDGLRMEWQTMRFKKNPLCPCCGDGELFAE, encoded by the coding sequence ATGAACGATCAACAGTTACTCCGGTATAGCCGACAAATAATGCTGCCGCAAATTGATATTGCTGGGCAGCAAAAATTACTTACGACTAAGGTGCTAATCATAGGTGCTGGCGGTCTAGGTTGCCCAGCAGCCATGTATTTAGCAGCTTCCGGAATAGGACAAATAAGCGTTTATGATGACGATCAGGTTGATTTAAGTAATTTACAACGCCAAATTGCTCACCACACTCCCGATATAGGGCTTGATAAAGTCATTTCAACCCTTAACACGTTGAAAAAAATAAATCCTGAGGTCAGAGTACTGGCACACAAGATGAGATTAGAGGGTGAGCGCTTGTTGGCAGAAGTTACTCAAGCAGATGTGGTACTGGATTGTAGTGATAATTTTACCACTCGATTTGCTGTCAATAAGGCTTGCGTAGCGACTAAAACACCGCTGGTTTCCGGAGCAGCTATTCGTTTTGAAGGGCAGATCAGTGTTTTTACCCCCGGCATGAATAATAGTCCTTGTTACCATTGTTTGTACCAGAGTGAAGGCGAAGAGTTACAAAACTGTGCGCATAATGGTGTGGTTGCGCCAATTACTGGCATTGTTGGTAGTATTCAGGCTTTGGAGGCAATGAAGCTTATTATCGGTATCGGTGAGTCATTAACCGGACGTCTATTATTACTAGATGGTTTGAGAATGGAATGGCAAACGATGCGGTTTAAGAAAAACCCATTGTGCCCTTGTTGCGGTGACGGTGAATTATTTGCAGAGTAG
- the groES gene encoding co-chaperone GroES yields the protein MNIRPLHDRVVVKRVEEETKTAGGIVLPGSAAEKPSEGVVQAVGSGKLLDNGQVRALEVKVGDKVLFGKYSGSEVKVDGEQYIVMREEDIIGILG from the coding sequence ATGAATATTCGTCCGTTACATGACCGCGTTGTCGTAAAACGTGTTGAAGAAGAAACCAAAACAGCTGGCGGCATTGTACTGCCAGGTTCTGCTGCAGAAAAGCCTAGCGAAGGCGTAGTACAAGCAGTAGGTTCAGGTAAACTTTTGGACAATGGCCAAGTACGTGCTTTAGAAGTTAAAGTCGGTGACAAAGTGTTATTCGGTAAATACTCAGGCAGTGAAGTAAAAGTCGATGGCGAACAATACATCGTCATGCGCGAAGAAGACATTATTGGCATTTTGGGTTAA
- the groL gene encoding chaperonin GroEL (60 kDa chaperone family; promotes refolding of misfolded polypeptides especially under stressful conditions; forms two stacked rings of heptamers to form a barrel-shaped 14mer; ends can be capped by GroES; misfolded proteins enter the barrel where they are refolded when GroES binds): protein MAAKDVKFGGEARALMAQGVNILANAVKVTLGPKGRNAVLDKSFGAPTITKDGVSVAKEIELKDKFENMGAQMVKEVASKTSDVAGDGTTTATVLAQSIVNEGLKSVAAGMNPMDLKRGIDQAVTLVVAAIEKAATPCVDTNAIAQVGTISANSDNSVGAIIAEAMEKVGKEGVITVEEGTGLENDLDVVEGMQFDRGYLSPYFINKQESMSVELDDPFVLLYDKKISNIRELLPILEGVAKSGRSLLIVAEDVEGEALATLVVNNMRGIVKVAAVKAPGFGDRRKAMLEDIAILTGGVVISEEVGLSLEKAELDQLGTAKRVQINKENTTIIDGAGNEDQIKGRVAQIRAQAEDATSDYDREKLQERLAKLAGGVAVIKVGAATEVEMKEKKARVEDALHSTRAAVEEGVVAGGGTALIRALSALEGIEGKNHDQSVGINILRRAMEEPLRQIVTNAGEEASVVLNEVKKGTGNYGYNAATGEYGDMIAMGILDPAKVTRSALQNAASIAGLMITTEVMIADSPADSKAPAMPDMGGMGGMGGMM, encoded by the coding sequence ATGGCAGCAAAAGACGTAAAATTCGGCGGCGAAGCCCGCGCACTAATGGCTCAAGGCGTTAACATTCTGGCCAATGCCGTAAAAGTAACTTTGGGCCCTAAAGGTCGTAATGCAGTACTGGACAAAAGCTTTGGCGCACCTACCATTACTAAAGACGGTGTTTCCGTTGCTAAAGAAATCGAATTAAAAGACAAATTCGAAAACATGGGTGCACAAATGGTTAAAGAAGTTGCATCTAAAACTTCTGACGTAGCCGGGGATGGTACCACTACTGCAACCGTTCTGGCTCAATCTATCGTGAATGAAGGTTTAAAATCTGTTGCTGCCGGCATGAATCCTATGGATCTGAAACGCGGCATCGACCAAGCTGTAACATTAGTAGTAGCAGCCATTGAAAAAGCAGCAACTCCTTGTGTAGACACTAATGCAATTGCTCAAGTAGGCACAATCTCTGCAAACTCTGATAATTCAGTCGGCGCCATCATTGCTGAAGCAATGGAAAAAGTCGGTAAAGAAGGTGTTATTACAGTTGAAGAAGGCACTGGCCTGGAAAATGATCTGGATGTAGTAGAAGGCATGCAGTTTGACCGTGGCTACCTGTCTCCTTACTTTATCAACAAACAAGAAAGTATGAGCGTAGAACTGGACGATCCTTTTGTTCTGTTGTACGACAAAAAAATCTCTAATATTCGTGAATTGTTACCCATTTTGGAAGGCGTTGCAAAATCTGGTCGTTCTTTACTGATTGTTGCTGAAGATGTAGAAGGCGAAGCCTTAGCAACATTGGTTGTTAACAATATGCGCGGTATCGTTAAAGTTGCTGCGGTTAAAGCACCTGGTTTTGGTGATCGTCGTAAAGCCATGTTGGAAGACATCGCTATCCTGACTGGCGGCGTTGTTATTTCTGAAGAAGTGGGCTTATCTTTGGAAAAAGCAGAGCTGGACCAATTGGGTACTGCTAAACGCGTACAAATTAACAAAGAAAACACCACCATCATTGATGGTGCTGGCAACGAAGATCAAATTAAAGGTCGTGTTGCTCAAATTCGTGCTCAAGCCGAAGATGCAACTTCTGATTATGACCGCGAAAAATTGCAAGAACGCTTGGCTAAATTGGCTGGTGGCGTAGCGGTTATTAAAGTAGGCGCGGCAACTGAAGTTGAAATGAAAGAGAAAAAAGCCCGCGTTGAAGATGCATTACATTCAACTCGCGCTGCGGTTGAAGAAGGCGTGGTTGCCGGCGGAGGTACCGCTTTAATTCGTGCACTGTCCGCTCTGGAAGGCATCGAAGGCAAAAACCATGACCAGTCTGTAGGCATCAATATCCTGCGTCGTGCCATGGAAGAGCCTTTACGTCAAATCGTCACCAACGCTGGCGAAGAAGCTTCTGTAGTATTAAACGAAGTGAAAAAAGGCACTGGCAACTATGGTTACAATGCTGCCACTGGCGAATATGGCGACATGATTGCAATGGGTATTCTTGATCCAGCCAAAGTGACACGTTCTGCACTGCAAAACGCGGCATCTATTGCTGGCTTGATGATTACTACTGAAGTGATGATCGCTGATTCACCTGCTGATAGTAAAGCACCTGCTATGCCGGATATGGGCGGCATGGGTGGTATGGGCGGCATGATGTAA
- a CDS encoding NAD(P)/FAD-dependent oxidoreductase, whose protein sequence is MDFRSRRRFLQLTGIAGAGFLNGCRLLSKNNINAQVVVVGGGFAGATAAKYIRLLDANIKVILIEPKAQYITCPGSNWLFADLLKIENLTVNYQALSQQYGITVICDAVARIDCEQKRLLLENQQSLAYDRLVLAPGIDFRWDTLEGYDQATAQVFPHAWQAGPQTLQLQQQMQAMRNGDVALICVPAEPYRCPPGPYERASMMAYWLQQHKPKSKLLILDAKTGFSKQKLFEAGWAKSFGYGTSNSIIEWHSLADNPLQHLDVKTKTLSTYFGDKIQAQVLNIIPPQQAGSIARQTGLTDASGWCPVNPLTSQSRIQEHIHIIGDAANYAPIPKSAFAANSEAKTCAMTVVSLLNQQPLPDAHWLNTCYSLITPQYGISVAGVYKLNAEHTIEAVKGAGGLSSLKDPESSRLEAAYAQSVYQTLLKDSFS, encoded by the coding sequence ATGGATTTTCGTTCACGAAGACGCTTTTTGCAATTGACCGGAATTGCCGGCGCGGGATTCTTGAATGGATGTCGATTGCTGAGTAAAAATAATATCAATGCGCAAGTCGTAGTGGTAGGGGGTGGTTTTGCAGGAGCAACTGCCGCTAAATATATACGTCTGTTAGATGCTAATATTAAGGTGATCTTGATAGAGCCAAAAGCGCAATATATCACTTGTCCGGGTAGTAACTGGTTATTTGCAGATCTGCTGAAAATTGAAAATCTGACGGTTAATTATCAGGCTTTAAGTCAGCAATACGGCATCACCGTGATATGTGACGCTGTTGCTCGTATCGATTGTGAGCAGAAACGGTTGCTATTGGAAAATCAACAAAGTTTAGCTTATGATCGGCTGGTATTAGCTCCGGGTATTGATTTTCGTTGGGATACCTTAGAAGGCTATGATCAGGCAACTGCCCAGGTTTTTCCACACGCTTGGCAGGCTGGACCGCAAACTTTGCAGTTACAACAACAAATGCAAGCCATGCGTAATGGTGATGTGGCGCTGATTTGTGTGCCTGCAGAACCTTATCGTTGTCCACCCGGACCATATGAACGAGCCAGTATGATGGCCTATTGGTTACAGCAGCATAAACCCAAATCCAAATTGCTGATTCTGGATGCCAAAACCGGATTCTCAAAGCAAAAACTGTTTGAAGCGGGCTGGGCAAAATCATTTGGTTACGGTACCAGTAATAGTATTATCGAATGGCATTCACTTGCCGATAATCCCCTCCAGCACCTGGATGTTAAAACTAAAACGCTATCAACTTATTTTGGGGATAAAATTCAGGCACAAGTGCTCAATATTATTCCGCCCCAACAAGCGGGCAGTATTGCCCGGCAAACAGGCTTAACTGATGCCAGTGGTTGGTGTCCGGTCAACCCCTTGACCAGTCAATCACGAATTCAAGAGCACATCCATATCATTGGTGATGCTGCCAATTATGCGCCGATTCCAAAATCTGCATTTGCGGCTAATTCAGAGGCAAAAACCTGTGCCATGACAGTGGTAAGTTTACTAAACCAGCAACCCTTGCCCGATGCACATTGGTTGAATACCTGTTATAGCCTGATTACACCTCAATATGGAATTTCTGTGGCAGGTGTCTATAAGCTTAATGCTGAGCATACCATTGAGGCTGTTAAAGGAGCAGGCGGTCTGAGTAGTCTAAAAGACCCAGAATCCTCCCGCCTGGAAGCTGCTTATGCGCAAAGTGTCTATCAAACCTTGCTAAAAGATAGTTTTAGTTAA
- a CDS encoding c-type cytochrome, whose translation MKYSGKKPVSFKTLHISLLFAGWGVITTSYADINAPLMAYMCRNCHDPAGMSTPVVPALDKLTAQQFQKMLMDFKYDKQTAATIMPRIAKGYTDQELQALADYLSKH comes from the coding sequence ATGAAGTATTCAGGCAAAAAGCCAGTTAGCTTCAAAACGCTTCATATTAGCTTACTATTTGCTGGATGGGGAGTGATTACAACGAGCTACGCTGATATAAATGCACCCCTAATGGCCTATATGTGCCGTAATTGTCACGATCCTGCTGGAATGTCAACACCTGTTGTTCCGGCGTTGGATAAATTAACTGCACAGCAATTTCAGAAAATGCTGATGGACTTTAAATACGATAAGCAGACTGCGGCGACAATTATGCCTCGTATTGCCAAAGGATATACTGATCAAGAATTGCAGGCTTTAGCAGACTATTTGAGCAAGCATTAA
- the rlmB gene encoding 23S rRNA (guanosine(2251)-2'-O)-methyltransferase RlmB: protein MSTQLFGIHAVQAALDYSPQKIQRALFDEQRQDARLKEVIDSLKALGISLEKTDRKKLDKLADGKNHQGIVISVELPAMRSEEQLKSDVEALTTTPFYLILDQVQDPHNLGACLRTADAVGVQGIIVTKDNAASITPTVCKVASGAAETVPVYQVTNLARVLRWLKEQNIWILGTAGDASQTLYEMKLDMPLAIVMGAEGTGMRHLTRQHCDFLVKIPMAGQVESLNVSVAAGVLLYEVFRQKAS, encoded by the coding sequence ATGAGTACACAGTTATTTGGTATCCATGCCGTACAGGCGGCTTTAGACTATTCACCACAAAAAATTCAACGTGCTTTATTTGACGAACAACGGCAGGATGCGCGCTTAAAGGAAGTGATAGACTCACTAAAAGCTTTAGGTATCAGCCTTGAGAAAACAGATCGTAAAAAATTGGATAAGCTGGCAGACGGTAAAAATCATCAAGGTATCGTTATTAGCGTGGAATTACCTGCCATGCGCAGTGAAGAGCAATTGAAATCCGATGTGGAAGCCTTAACCACTACACCTTTCTATCTGATACTCGATCAAGTACAGGATCCACATAATTTAGGTGCGTGTTTGCGAACGGCTGATGCAGTGGGGGTGCAAGGTATTATTGTAACTAAAGATAATGCGGCAAGTATTACGCCCACAGTGTGTAAAGTTGCCAGTGGTGCGGCAGAAACGGTACCTGTGTATCAGGTAACTAATTTAGCCAGAGTATTACGTTGGTTAAAAGAACAAAATATTTGGATTTTAGGCACAGCTGGTGATGCCTCACAAACTTTGTATGAGATGAAATTGGATATGCCACTGGCTATTGTGATGGGCGCTGAGGGAACAGGTATGCGCCATTTAACCCGCCAGCATTGTGATTTTCTGGTAAAAATACCTATGGCTGGACAAGTGGAAAGTCTTAATGTTTCTGTGGCGGCTGGCGTATTGCTTTATGAAGTATTCAGGCAAAAAGCCAGTTAG
- the rnr gene encoding ribonuclease R, translating to MTSNKSQDSDFKTLQDPFAQREAEKYEHPIPSRELILLLIEQFGKPLRRQQIAQQFSLESADELEALRRRLRAMERDGQLVFNSRQKYCLGDGHKTIAGRVLGHPDGFGFLKPDDGSDDLFISPREMKSLMHNDRVKVRVSGIDRKGRREAVLDEVLERNTHQVVGRFYLEGRVAYVVPDNKKINHEVLIAKEDIGGAKNGQIVVVEIIQQATSHCQPLGKVTEVLGLHMAPGMEIEMAIRSHELPNSWPDALLAEIKGLKPEVPETAKQNRQDIRNLPLVTIDGEDARDFDDAVYAQKTEKGWKLLVAIADVSHYVQVGSALDTEAKSRSTSVYFPEKVIPMLPEILSNGLCSLNPAVDRLCMVCELLINEDGIVIRSRFFEAVMRSHARLTYTHVAQMVVDGDQELTKKHAALMPHLQNLYDLYKSMRYQRELRGAMDFDTQETRIVFGANRKIEQIVPVVRNDAHKLIEEFMITANTAAAKFLNRKKMPRLLRIHDGPGTEKLLTLKTFLGELGLHLGGGNNPRPLDYMHLLESVKQRKDAHLIQTVLLRSMSQAVYSPDNKGHFGLALDAYAHFTSPIRRYPDLLVHRAIRHCLADKSVESFQYNFNDMVILGEHCSANERRADEATRDVVNWLKCEYMMDKIGQEFAGIISAVTGFGFFVELQSIFVEGLVHIASLHQDYFNFDATSHQLFGERTGVRYRLGDTVRVKVVRVNLDDKKIDFELLQAAKKTTKSKIVEKKPDKAVGKAPRKNKSSKSTSPAVSKPKPKRRRKI from the coding sequence ATGACATCCAACAAAAGTCAGGATTCTGATTTCAAAACTCTACAAGACCCTTTTGCTCAGCGCGAAGCTGAAAAATACGAACATCCTATCCCAAGCCGGGAATTAATTTTGTTACTTATCGAACAGTTTGGGAAGCCTTTAAGACGCCAACAAATTGCGCAACAATTTTCGCTTGAGTCTGCAGACGAACTTGAAGCATTGCGCCGACGGCTTAGAGCCATGGAGAGAGACGGTCAGTTGGTATTTAACAGTCGGCAAAAGTATTGTTTGGGCGATGGTCATAAAACAATTGCAGGTCGAGTTCTTGGGCATCCTGATGGTTTCGGTTTTTTAAAGCCTGATGATGGTTCTGACGATTTGTTTATTTCTCCTCGGGAAATGAAATCGTTGATGCACAATGATAGAGTAAAAGTTAGAGTGTCTGGGATAGATCGTAAAGGTCGTCGTGAAGCAGTGCTGGATGAAGTGTTGGAACGCAACACGCATCAGGTTGTTGGGCGTTTTTATTTAGAAGGTCGTGTGGCTTATGTAGTGCCCGATAACAAAAAAATTAACCACGAAGTTTTGATCGCCAAAGAAGATATTGGTGGCGCAAAAAATGGTCAAATAGTAGTGGTAGAAATTATTCAGCAAGCTACTTCTCATTGTCAACCTTTGGGCAAAGTGACAGAGGTGTTGGGTTTGCATATGGCACCAGGCATGGAAATTGAGATGGCTATCCGCTCCCATGAGTTGCCCAATAGTTGGCCTGACGCTTTGTTAGCCGAAATAAAGGGCTTAAAACCCGAAGTACCTGAAACCGCCAAGCAAAATCGTCAAGATATTCGAAATTTGCCACTGGTAACCATAGACGGTGAAGATGCTCGGGATTTTGACGATGCGGTTTATGCACAAAAAACCGAAAAAGGCTGGAAATTGTTAGTCGCTATAGCCGATGTTTCCCATTATGTACAAGTCGGTAGCGCGCTAGATACCGAAGCAAAAAGCCGCAGCACTTCGGTTTATTTTCCTGAAAAAGTAATTCCGATGTTACCGGAAATATTGTCAAATGGATTATGTTCTCTGAATCCGGCTGTTGATCGTTTATGTATGGTTTGTGAATTATTGATAAACGAAGACGGTATAGTTATTCGATCGCGTTTTTTTGAGGCAGTTATGCGCTCCCATGCACGATTGACTTACACTCATGTCGCGCAGATGGTGGTAGATGGTGATCAAGAGCTGACAAAAAAGCATGCAGCGTTAATGCCGCATTTGCAAAACCTCTATGATTTGTACAAATCCATGCGCTATCAGCGCGAATTACGTGGTGCGATGGATTTTGATACTCAGGAAACTCGCATTGTGTTTGGTGCAAACAGAAAGATCGAGCAAATTGTTCCGGTTGTCCGCAATGATGCGCACAAATTGATTGAAGAGTTCATGATTACTGCAAATACAGCGGCAGCTAAATTTTTGAATCGTAAAAAAATGCCACGTTTATTGCGTATTCACGATGGTCCTGGAACTGAAAAATTGTTGACGCTTAAAACTTTTTTGGGTGAACTGGGTCTGCATTTAGGCGGTGGCAATAACCCTAGACCGTTGGACTATATGCATTTATTAGAGTCTGTTAAACAGCGTAAAGATGCGCATTTAATTCAGACAGTCTTGTTGCGCTCAATGTCGCAGGCGGTTTATAGTCCAGATAATAAGGGGCATTTTGGTTTGGCTTTGGATGCTTATGCTCACTTTACGTCTCCAATCCGCCGTTATCCAGATTTATTAGTGCATCGCGCCATACGCCATTGTTTAGCAGATAAGTCTGTAGAAAGCTTTCAGTATAATTTTAACGACATGGTCATACTGGGTGAACATTGTTCAGCTAACGAGCGTCGGGCTGATGAAGCCACGCGTGACGTGGTAAATTGGTTGAAATGTGAATACATGATGGATAAGATCGGCCAGGAATTTGCCGGTATTATTTCTGCAGTAACCGGGTTTGGTTTTTTTGTCGAGTTGCAGTCGATTTTTGTTGAAGGCTTAGTACATATTGCCTCCTTGCATCAAGATTACTTCAATTTTGATGCGACTAGTCACCAGCTATTTGGGGAGCGTACCGGTGTCCGCTATCGTTTAGGAGATACGGTACGTGTAAAAGTAGTGCGGGTAAATCTCGATGATAAAAAAATTGATTTTGAGTTGCTGCAAGCTGCCAAAAAGACGACTAAATCAAAAATTGTTGAAAAAAAACCTGATAAAGCAGTAGGGAAAGCACCTAGAAAAAATAAGTCATCCAAGTCCACATCCCCCGCAGTTAGCAAGCCCAAGCCTAAGAGACGTCGTAAAATATGA